One Acetobacterium sp. KB-1 DNA segment encodes these proteins:
- a CDS encoding amino acid adenylation domain-containing protein produces MKNVLEYMEHHVLCRPDKIAVIDKTSSNSYRKLEHTCKTVGTALSRHIKVGQPVAVLMEKGIPALCAFWGAIYAGGYYVLLNPELPVFRLKQIQKVLQAEYVIVDFQHAKLAAELFPAGAILMMDDLQKESIDLERLRFVRSRMIDTDPLYVNFTSGSTGVPKGVVVSHRSVIDFINVFTDTFQFSSTDVFGNQAPFDFDVSVKDIYTSAKVGGTLAIIPKPFFSRPKALLDWICEIHITVMIWSVSALCLISVFHGLDYLIPTSVRKILFSGEIMPEKHLRAWLKHLPDAQFVNLYGPTEITCNCTYHVIDRNGDYSHGIPIGRPFPNEQVFLLDANAQEVTTSGVVGEICVRGTALALGYFRNPQQTEVAFVQNPLNTSYPERIYKTGDLGKYLDNGELLFCGRKDFQIKYMGHRIELEEIERAVAKIPGVDQCCCVFDTKKERLYGFYTGSPKQPSLRSQLAESLPVYMVPRTLYQIKKFPLNKNGKIDRKRLLDRKE; encoded by the coding sequence ATGAAAAATGTATTGGAATATATGGAGCACCATGTGCTTTGCCGCCCGGACAAGATTGCCGTCATTGATAAAACTTCTTCCAACTCCTATCGGAAATTGGAACATACCTGTAAGACTGTCGGGACAGCGCTGTCAAGGCACATCAAAGTCGGTCAGCCGGTCGCAGTCTTGATGGAAAAAGGCATCCCCGCGCTATGTGCATTTTGGGGCGCCATTTATGCAGGAGGCTACTATGTGCTGCTTAATCCGGAGCTGCCGGTATTCCGCCTGAAGCAGATTCAGAAAGTACTTCAGGCGGAATATGTGATTGTCGATTTTCAGCACGCAAAGCTTGCGGCGGAACTTTTTCCAGCCGGAGCAATCCTGATGATGGACGATCTGCAAAAAGAATCCATAGATTTGGAGCGTCTGCGCTTTGTGCGCAGCAGGATGATCGACACCGATCCTCTTTATGTCAACTTCACCTCTGGCTCTACTGGTGTTCCAAAGGGTGTTGTGGTCAGTCACCGTTCTGTGATCGATTTTATCAATGTTTTCACAGATACCTTCCAGTTTTCATCCACGGATGTCTTTGGCAATCAGGCACCCTTCGATTTTGATGTTTCCGTCAAGGATATCTATACTTCAGCAAAGGTTGGAGGGACACTGGCGATTATTCCAAAACCCTTTTTTTCACGACCAAAGGCGCTTCTGGACTGGATCTGCGAGATTCACATCACTGTCATGATCTGGTCCGTTTCAGCACTGTGCCTGATCAGCGTGTTTCACGGTCTGGACTACCTTATCCCCACTTCCGTGCGTAAGATTCTTTTTAGCGGCGAGATCATGCCGGAAAAGCATCTCCGAGCATGGCTGAAACATTTGCCGGACGCGCAGTTTGTCAATCTCTACGGACCTACGGAGATCACCTGTAACTGCACCTATCATGTCATTGACAGAAACGGTGATTATTCTCATGGGATTCCCATTGGGCGTCCCTTCCCCAATGAGCAGGTGTTCCTGCTCGACGCCAACGCACAAGAAGTGACAACCTCCGGTGTTGTCGGTGAGATCTGCGTACGGGGAACGGCACTGGCGCTTGGATACTTCCGAAACCCTCAGCAGACGGAGGTGGCTTTTGTACAGAATCCGCTCAATACCAGTTACCCCGAACGCATTTATAAAACAGGCGACCTTGGAAAGTATCTGGACAATGGGGAACTGTTGTTCTGCGGCCGGAAGGATTTTCAGATCAAATACATGGGACACCGGATTGAATTAGAAGAAATCGAGCGGGCGGTTGCGAAAATCCCCGGTGTTGATCAGTGTTGCTGTGTGTTTGACACAAAAAAGGAGCGGCTATACGGCTTCTACACCGGCAGTCCAAAGCAACCCAGTCTCCGCAGTCAGCTTGCCGAGTCTTTACCTGTATATATGGTCCCGCGCACACTTTATCAAATCAAGAAATTTCCATTGAATAAAAACGGAAAAATCGACCGCAAGCGACTGCTTGACCGAAAGGAGTAA
- a CDS encoding alanine racemase, whose protein sequence is MYAYDLSVLEERIRSLRSCLPEGVRLCYAVKANTFILATVSALVDRLEICSPGELRICYQMGLPTNKFVVSGVYKTPALIRELIAQGPSGELYTVESMHQFSILSDTAHLAKKRISILLRLTSGNQFGLSEDELEHIVSEYQHDPFLEIRGIQYFSGTQKSSLKRLKRELDYLDSVLNKLQTDCGYSAPELEFGPGLPVSYFIDEDFDEDAFLHEFSALLTRMQFKTKLTLELGRSIAASCGTYLTSVVDKKTNKGQNYAIVDGGIHQLVYYGQSMAMKHPIVHELTRRGGTEHEPWNICGSLCTTNDILVKQFPMYRPEIGDVIVFENAGAYCAAEGIALFLSRDLPAVMLLKNGCEPVCVRGHMPIEMLNTPNNEMRERIWNA, encoded by the coding sequence ATGTACGCTTACGACCTTTCTGTACTGGAAGAACGTATCCGTTCCCTGCGTAGCTGTTTGCCCGAGGGTGTCAGACTGTGCTATGCAGTGAAAGCCAACACCTTTATACTTGCGACAGTAAGTGCGCTAGTCGATCGACTGGAAATCTGTTCTCCGGGAGAACTGCGGATTTGTTACCAAATGGGGTTGCCCACGAACAAATTTGTGGTTTCCGGTGTTTATAAGACGCCCGCCCTGATTCGAGAACTAATTGCCCAGGGACCGTCCGGGGAGCTTTACACTGTGGAATCCATGCATCAATTCAGCATCTTAAGCGATACGGCTCATCTGGCGAAAAAACGCATTTCCATTCTGCTCCGCCTGACCAGCGGCAACCAATTTGGACTTTCCGAGGATGAATTGGAACATATCGTCAGCGAGTACCAGCACGATCCATTCCTTGAAATCAGAGGCATCCAGTATTTTTCCGGTACCCAGAAATCATCTTTGAAGCGGCTTAAACGGGAGCTGGACTATCTGGACAGCGTACTTAACAAATTACAAACTGACTGCGGCTATTCCGCTCCTGAATTGGAGTTCGGACCCGGACTTCCGGTATCCTACTTTATCGATGAGGACTTTGACGAAGACGCCTTTTTGCATGAATTCTCAGCCTTGCTGACCAGAATGCAGTTCAAGACAAAGCTTACGCTGGAGCTTGGACGCAGCATCGCCGCCAGTTGCGGAACCTATTTAACAAGCGTTGTCGATAAAAAAACAAACAAAGGGCAGAACTACGCCATTGTCGATGGCGGTATACACCAACTTGTCTATTATGGTCAGTCAATGGCAATGAAGCATCCCATTGTCCACGAGCTCACTCGCCGCGGGGGCACAGAGCACGAGCCATGGAATATCTGCGGTTCGCTTTGCACCACTAACGATATCTTGGTAAAGCAGTTTCCCATGTATCGCCCGGAAATCGGCGATGTGATCGTATTTGAAAACGCCGGTGCATATTGTGCGGCGGAAGGAATCGCCTTGTTTTTAAGCAGGGATCTACCGGCGGTCATGTTACTGAAAAACGGTTGCGAACCCGTCTGTGTGCGGGGGCATATGCCAATAGAAATGTTAAATACACCGAATAATGAAATGAGGGAAAGAATATGGAACGCCTGA
- a CDS encoding phosphopantetheine-binding protein gives MERLIKILKDIEPEINYINCKDLIDGHHLDSLSIIALVGELEEEFDITIPTVEITPDNFNSAESLWAMVTRLIEEE, from the coding sequence ATGGAACGCCTGATTAAAATTTTGAAAGACATAGAACCGGAAATTAATTACATAAACTGCAAAGACCTGATCGATGGACATCATTTGGATTCGCTCTCCATCATTGCCTTGGTGGGAGAGCTGGAGGAAGAATTCGATATTACAATCCCGACCGTCGAGATAACGCCGGACAACTTCAATTCCGCAGAATCTCTCTGGGCAATGGTAACGCGACTAATTGAGGAAGAATAA
- a CDS encoding MBOAT family protein has protein sequence MPSIPSYFSVQFLAILLPVTVTTYAFLPQKPRRIVLLLASYAFFWAVSGKLLVYLLLSTLSIHHFGLWLADNQNRCDQALEQAQKENRKGIKVLYQRQQRGIIAFAVILHIGVLAVLKYSAFFATNLNVGFDLLKLPASIAIPSFVLPIGISFYTMQALSYVLDVYHRKISADRNLFRLALYMSFFPQIMEGPICRYTETAAQLWSVPPIEYRNLTFGLQRILFGILKKMVVADRLNLLISNVFNSYQDYDGFVIAVAAVCYTIQLYMDFSGTMDVALGIGQIFGVSLTENFQRPFFSKTIPEFWKRWHITLGAWFRDYIFYPVSLSKPMKRLSSKARKRLGHHFGTLPTSAIALFYVWLCNGLWHGAGWNFIFFGMYHFVLILSGNIAEPFVAKSAEKLHISRSGPLYHGFQIVRTAALVCIGEMFFRANGLRTGLAMLKKIFTDFTFNTIVEKTFFSFGADLYDYIIVAIVLAVIFFIELRQEKGLSIRERISTKPVVERFAVYYALIMAIVIFGAYGTGYVPVDPIYASF, from the coding sequence ATGCCCTCGATTCCATCCTATTTTTCCGTACAGTTTCTTGCGATTTTGTTGCCAGTCACTGTCACGACTTATGCTTTCCTTCCGCAAAAGCCGCGGCGGATTGTACTTTTACTCGCGAGCTACGCCTTTTTCTGGGCCGTCAGCGGAAAGCTGTTGGTTTATCTTCTGCTATCCACGCTCTCCATCCACCATTTTGGTCTCTGGCTTGCCGACAATCAAAATCGTTGTGACCAGGCTTTGGAGCAGGCTCAAAAGGAAAACCGCAAGGGCATCAAAGTGTTATATCAGCGGCAGCAAAGAGGGATTATTGCGTTTGCTGTTATTCTCCATATAGGCGTTCTGGCCGTTCTTAAATATTCGGCTTTTTTTGCAACAAACCTGAATGTCGGCTTTGATCTTTTAAAGCTGCCTGCTTCGATTGCTATACCTTCTTTTGTGTTGCCAATCGGCATTTCTTTTTATACCATGCAGGCGCTATCGTATGTTTTGGATGTCTATCACCGAAAAATATCAGCTGACCGCAACCTATTTCGTCTGGCCCTTTATATGAGTTTCTTTCCACAGATCATGGAAGGGCCAATCTGCCGGTATACCGAAACCGCAGCGCAGTTGTGGAGCGTACCGCCCATTGAATATCGCAACCTTACCTTTGGCCTGCAACGCATTCTGTTCGGTATTCTGAAAAAAATGGTCGTCGCAGATCGCCTGAACCTGCTGATCAGCAATGTATTCAACAGCTATCAGGACTATGACGGCTTCGTAATCGCTGTCGCCGCAGTGTGCTATACCATTCAGCTTTACATGGACTTCTCCGGCACAATGGATGTAGCCCTTGGCATCGGACAGATTTTCGGTGTTTCATTGACCGAAAACTTTCAGCGCCCTTTTTTTTCCAAGACTATTCCTGAATTTTGGAAGCGGTGGCATATTACGCTGGGGGCCTGGTTCCGTGATTATATCTTCTATCCTGTTTCCCTGTCAAAGCCCATGAAACGCCTTTCTTCGAAGGCGAGAAAACGACTTGGCCATCACTTTGGTACACTGCCCACCAGTGCCATCGCGCTCTTTTACGTGTGGCTATGCAATGGATTGTGGCATGGCGCTGGCTGGAACTTCATTTTTTTCGGCATGTATCATTTCGTGCTGATTTTGAGTGGAAACATAGCAGAACCTTTTGTTGCAAAATCTGCGGAAAAGTTGCATATCTCACGATCAGGTCCGCTTTATCATGGATTTCAAATCGTCCGAACCGCCGCTTTGGTTTGTATCGGTGAAATGTTTTTCCGAGCCAACGGACTTCGTACCGGACTTGCAATGCTTAAAAAGATTTTTACAGACTTCACTTTCAACACCATTGTGGAAAAGACTTTCTTTTCTTTTGGTGCAGACTTATATGACTATATCATTGTCGCTATTGTCTTGGCTGTCATTTTTTTTATTGAACTTCGGCAAGAAAAGGGCCTCTCCATTCGGGAACGCATCAGTACAAAGCCTGTAGTGGAACGTTTTGCGGTGTATTATGCTCTGATTATGGCAATTGTCATATTTGGCGCATATGGAACCGGTTATGTCCCTGTCGATCCGATTTATGCAAGCTTTTAG
- a CDS encoding carbohydrate-binding domain-containing protein, whose product MKKLKIFIPFLLFIMVVFAGCSLDSETAPAETTAAAVIETASVLTAAVSPTSTIIVDPEFTDRDQKTTYDDTSAVTVTLDGSDIQVTGDGATASNGVLTITKEGTYVVTGNLTDGQIVVAAADSDKIQIVLSGATINCSDNAPIYVKSADKVFVTLNENTVNTLTDSGTYVQTDENNVDGVIFSKEDLTINGEGTLNITTSDNHGIVSKDDLVISGGIYNITSADDALSGKNSVKIKDGVITIDSSAGKGMTSKNADDNTKGYVYICGGTITIKNSTEGIEGTAIIVEDGTINITSSDDGLNGASASAAETDTGVKGGGAAMQNDSNVYVSISGGTIDVNAAGDGLDSNGNLYISGGTVTVSGPTNSGNGALDYNGSADVSGGTVVIAGSTGMAQSFSETSTQASLLYNLTSSCAAGTEVKLTDASGNKVVSYTPDKTYQSVVISTPDLVQGSTYTLTCGSQTVEIPLTGVVTSNGQTGMGGPGQGGQGQPGQGGQRP is encoded by the coding sequence ATGAAAAAACTAAAGATTTTCATACCATTTTTATTGTTCATCATGGTAGTGTTTGCCGGATGCAGTTTGGATTCCGAGACAGCACCGGCAGAAACCACTGCGGCGGCGGTGATAGAAACCGCCTCAGTTTTAACCGCAGCAGTATCACCCACATCGACAATTATTGTCGATCCGGAGTTTACTGATCGCGATCAGAAAACAACCTATGATGACACCAGTGCAGTTACTGTAACTCTGGATGGCAGTGACATTCAGGTAACCGGTGACGGTGCCACCGCCAGTAATGGCGTGCTTACCATTACGAAAGAAGGGACTTATGTAGTCACCGGGAATTTGACGGACGGGCAGATCGTCGTGGCAGCGGCCGATAGCGATAAGATTCAGATTGTGCTAAGTGGCGCGACCATCAATTGTTCAGACAATGCCCCGATCTATGTAAAAAGTGCCGACAAGGTATTTGTAACATTGAATGAAAACACCGTCAATACCTTAACCGATAGTGGTACCTATGTTCAGACCGATGAAAATAATGTTGATGGGGTTATTTTCAGCAAAGAAGATTTGACCATCAATGGCGAAGGAACCCTAAATATTACAACAAGTGATAACCACGGGATTGTGTCAAAAGATGATCTGGTGATTAGCGGAGGTATTTATAATATCACCTCAGCAGATGATGCGCTCAGTGGTAAAAACAGTGTCAAAATAAAAGATGGTGTCATTACCATTGATTCTTCAGCAGGCAAGGGGATGACCTCAAAGAATGCTGATGATAACACAAAAGGCTATGTCTACATTTGTGGCGGGACGATTACCATTAAAAACAGCACCGAGGGGATTGAAGGGACTGCGATTATTGTAGAAGACGGAACCATTAATATTACTTCATCGGATGACGGGCTTAATGGCGCCAGTGCCAGTGCCGCAGAAACCGATACCGGTGTAAAAGGCGGTGGTGCTGCGATGCAAAATGACTCAAACGTCTATGTTTCAATTTCCGGCGGCACTATCGATGTTAATGCAGCCGGAGACGGACTCGATAGCAATGGGAATCTCTATATTTCCGGTGGCACGGTGACGGTCAGTGGCCCCACCAATAGCGGCAATGGCGCCCTGGATTATAATGGCAGCGCCGATGTCAGTGGCGGAACCGTGGTTATTGCCGGTAGTACCGGAATGGCTCAATCATTTTCAGAAACATCGACCCAGGCATCATTGCTTTATAACCTCACATCATCCTGTGCAGCGGGGACAGAAGTAAAGTTAACCGATGCCAGTGGCAATAAGGTGGTTTCCTATACGCCGGATAAAACCTATCAATCGGTGGTGATCAGCACCCCAGATTTGGTCCAGGGTTCCACTTATACACTAACCTGTGGCAGCCAGACGGTGGAAATCCCCCTGACGGGCGTGGTCACCAGTAATGGCCAGACCGGCATGGGTGGGCCGGGCCAGGGTGGTCAGGGTCAACCCGGTCAGGGCGGTCAAAGACCTTAA
- a CDS encoding helix-turn-helix transcriptional regulator produces the protein MKTRIKELRKERKLSQEELALEVGTTRQTITSIEVGKYTASLVLAYKIAHFFGLTIEDVFDFSELNEF, from the coding sequence ATGAAAACACGAATAAAAGAATTACGAAAAGAGCGAAAACTATCTCAGGAAGAACTGGCACTGGAAGTAGGAACAACCAGACAGACTATTACCTCCATCGAAGTGGGCAAATATACTGCTTCTCTGGTGCTGGCCTACAAAATCGCCCATTTTTTCGGGCTGACCATTGAAGACGTTTTTGACTTTTCAGAACTAAATGAATTTTAG
- a CDS encoding ATP-binding protein, with product MKNRDLYLNKLIQFRDKPLIKVITGIRRCGKSTLLHLFEKHLLETGISADYIIRMNFESFEFNDVTNYKELHTLIQNRLTNKDECHYLLLDEIQQIPSWEKVVNSFLVDANVDIYLTGSNAYLLSSELSTLLSGRYVEIKMQPLSFKEYLDFTGDNKEALPQLFANYLRYGGLPTITDLLDRPDTIGPFLEGVYNTVLIKDVIERNKIRDPALLENILKYIAANIGNVVSTKKISDYLTSSGRKVTSETIDNYLKMLENAFIIYKANRYDLKGKLFLKTLEKYYLVDMGLRNQLTGLYNTDYGHVLENIVYLELLRRGYAVTIGKIGTLEVDFVATKSDEKNYYQVSTTILDETTRQRELRPLEAISDNYPKFILTMDNPVFNDYSGIKIVNILDFLLT from the coding sequence ATGAAAAATAGAGACCTATACCTGAATAAACTAATTCAATTCAGAGACAAGCCACTTATAAAAGTGATAACTGGGATCCGGCGTTGCGGAAAATCCACGCTGTTACATTTATTTGAAAAACACCTGCTTGAAACCGGCATTTCAGCGGATTATATTATTCGCATGAATTTTGAATCCTTTGAGTTTAACGACGTTACCAATTATAAGGAATTACATACGCTCATCCAGAATCGTCTGACCAATAAAGATGAATGTCATTATCTTTTACTGGATGAAATCCAGCAGATTCCGTCTTGGGAAAAGGTGGTCAATTCCTTTTTGGTGGACGCCAATGTTGATATTTATTTAACCGGGTCCAATGCCTATTTATTGTCCTCCGAACTTTCCACCCTGCTATCCGGCCGGTATGTGGAAATTAAGATGCAGCCGCTATCCTTTAAGGAATATCTGGATTTTACCGGAGACAACAAAGAGGCCCTTCCCCAATTGTTCGCAAACTATCTTAGATACGGTGGGCTTCCTACCATCACCGATCTGCTTGATCGGCCGGACACTATCGGCCCTTTTTTAGAAGGAGTCTACAACACGGTTTTAATCAAGGATGTCATTGAGCGAAATAAGATCCGGGATCCGGCTCTGCTCGAAAATATTTTGAAATATATCGCCGCCAACATCGGCAATGTTGTGTCAACTAAGAAAATCAGTGATTACTTGACCAGCAGCGGCCGGAAGGTAACCAGTGAAACCATTGACAACTACTTGAAAATGCTGGAAAACGCCTTTATTATTTATAAAGCCAATCGATATGACCTCAAAGGCAAGCTTTTTCTCAAAACTCTGGAGAAATACTATCTGGTGGATATGGGCCTGCGTAACCAGCTAACTGGCCTGTATAATACTGATTATGGACATGTCCTGGAAAACATCGTTTATCTGGAGCTTTTACGGCGAGGTTATGCTGTAACGATTGGAAAAATCGGAACCTTAGAAGTCGATTTTGTCGCAACAAAATCTGATGAAAAAAATTATTATCAGGTTTCGACTACCATTCTGGATGAAACGACCAGGCAGCGGGAATTGCGACCCCTGGAAGCTATTTCCGATAACTATCCTAAATTTATTCTTACCATGGATAACCCTGTTTTTAATGACTATTCCGGAATTAAAATTGTCAATATCCTTGATTTTCTACTAACATAA
- a CDS encoding EAL domain-containing protein codes for MGFSPKNDPPEKKSEMIPKIWEEKQDHIQKLFRQHHDKKSPEPEDNTQVFVDSQRSNWNVTDRFQALIEESETVYEIISPDGTITFISDAATKVVHYQPDKLIGEKIFKFYQDEDLTKLKGMISYVLANPGAKTQNILTYKKKTGERVHLEVNMRNLISHPAIEGIILSFTNATTRVKAENKLNYTITHDELTGLPNRLHFKTLLAEQYALSQKNGISLAVLMLDFERIKYISDALGTQFGDQMIMKIMIRLKAFLKKNQIIGRYSENQFGIIARNLASREAYATMAREITALFLQPFKAANYEFEIAMSMGISLYTEDAKGKDPDDLADESGEFLIKQANIALLWAKKEGPNKFKFYCTDFSIQNYKQFELRSDFIKAIYQSQFEIFYQPIVTLKETKILVAEALIRWNHPVWGLVSPDEFIYLSEETGSIIEMEKWMLNEVCQSCNKTLNEGFPKQNVMVNFSSIQFYEKSFALTIKEILTKFSLDPKFLIVKVTEDLLLDDSENIRNNLKELRSMGIKIALNDPNFSFIGLQNFNIDILILDGSFLNNVLTVTASASIVQSIIELTRQLNIKLVAVGIDNWEQKAFLEKLNCYAGQGDFYSKPLPKDEYKTILKTGISDPEPLLPQNTYAQLVDERRNYFRLFFNRYVRADLAILQIKDKQMGVGNTKVLIQDIGPGGLCFISNIQFPIEQGFTLQFETSLLNKKIKVYGNPMHMKKFNNHLYQYGVKFSINEDERDELTKILFEIQTIVKRNTIFEDSSFTFDSPSVYFKGLANQ; via the coding sequence ATGGGTTTTAGCCCTAAAAATGATCCACCAGAAAAAAAATCTGAAATGATTCCTAAAATTTGGGAAGAAAAGCAGGATCATATTCAAAAACTTTTTCGACAACACCATGATAAGAAGAGCCCGGAGCCCGAGGATAATACGCAGGTTTTTGTCGACTCCCAGCGAAGCAACTGGAACGTTACAGATCGATTTCAAGCCTTGATCGAAGAATCTGAAACAGTCTATGAAATAATTAGCCCGGATGGCACTATCACGTTTATCAGTGATGCCGCAACCAAGGTCGTCCACTATCAGCCGGACAAATTAATTGGCGAGAAAATATTTAAATTCTACCAAGATGAGGACCTGACGAAATTAAAGGGCATGATCAGCTACGTACTGGCAAATCCTGGTGCCAAAACCCAAAATATATTAACTTATAAAAAAAAGACTGGCGAACGGGTTCATTTGGAAGTCAATATGCGAAACTTAATAAGCCATCCCGCTATTGAAGGAATTATCCTGAGTTTTACCAATGCTACAACACGTGTCAAAGCAGAAAATAAACTCAATTATACAATTACTCATGACGAGCTGACTGGCCTGCCCAATCGACTCCATTTCAAAACACTTCTCGCTGAGCAGTATGCGCTTTCCCAAAAAAACGGCATCTCATTAGCCGTATTAATGCTCGATTTTGAGCGGATTAAATATATCAGTGACGCTTTGGGCACTCAATTTGGCGATCAGATGATCATGAAAATAATGATCCGGCTCAAAGCATTCCTTAAAAAAAATCAAATAATTGGACGTTATTCCGAAAACCAGTTCGGTATTATTGCCAGAAACCTCGCTAGTCGAGAAGCCTACGCGACCATGGCTCGTGAAATCACCGCTTTATTTTTACAGCCGTTCAAAGCTGCTAATTATGAATTTGAAATCGCCATGAGTATGGGAATCAGTCTTTACACTGAGGATGCCAAAGGCAAGGATCCCGATGATCTGGCCGATGAAAGCGGTGAGTTCCTGATTAAACAAGCCAATATTGCCCTGCTTTGGGCAAAAAAAGAGGGGCCGAACAAGTTTAAATTCTATTGCACGGATTTCAGCATTCAAAATTATAAACAATTCGAATTGCGTAGCGATTTTATTAAGGCGATTTACCAGAGTCAGTTTGAAATATTTTATCAACCGATAGTCACCCTGAAAGAGACAAAAATCCTGGTTGCCGAAGCTTTGATCCGGTGGAATCATCCCGTCTGGGGACTGGTTTCTCCCGACGAGTTCATTTATCTGTCAGAAGAAACAGGAAGTATCATTGAAATGGAAAAATGGATGCTTAATGAAGTTTGTCAAAGCTGTAATAAAACCTTAAACGAAGGGTTTCCCAAGCAAAATGTGATGGTTAATTTTTCCAGCATTCAGTTCTACGAAAAAAGCTTTGCCCTAACGATAAAAGAAATTCTCACAAAATTTTCTCTGGATCCGAAGTTTTTAATTGTCAAGGTTACTGAAGATCTTTTGCTTGATGACTCGGAAAATATCCGAAACAATTTAAAAGAACTTCGGTCAATGGGTATTAAAATAGCTCTTAATGATCCCAACTTCAGCTTTATCGGTTTACAGAACTTTAATATCGATATCCTTATCCTGGACGGATCCTTTTTAAATAACGTCCTGACCGTCACAGCAAGTGCATCAATTGTGCAGAGCATTATTGAACTTACCCGGCAACTGAATATCAAACTGGTCGCAGTCGGAATTGACAACTGGGAACAAAAAGCCTTTCTGGAAAAACTCAATTGCTATGCCGGACAAGGCGATTTCTATTCAAAACCCTTACCTAAAGATGAATATAAAACAATTCTAAAAACTGGGATCAGTGATCCCGAACCTCTTCTTCCCCAAAATACTTATGCTCAGCTCGTTGATGAACGTCGCAATTATTTTAGACTATTTTTCAATCGATACGTCCGAGCGGATCTTGCCATTTTACAAATCAAAGACAAGCAGATGGGGGTAGGGAATACCAAGGTTTTAATTCAAGATATCGGACCTGGGGGACTGTGTTTTATTTCAAACATCCAGTTTCCCATTGAACAAGGCTTTACCCTTCAATTTGAAACCAGTCTGCTAAATAAAAAAATCAAGGTTTATGGCAACCCGATGCACATGAAAAAATTCAATAACCATTTATACCAATACGGCGTCAAATTTTCAATCAATGAAGACGAACGCGATGAACTAACAAAGATTCTTTTTGAAATTCAGACCATTGTAAAAAGAAATACAATTTTTGAGGACAGCAGTTTTACCTTCGATTCACCCTCAGTTTATTTTAAAGGGCTGGCCAACCAATAG
- a CDS encoding J domain-containing protein, with amino-acid sequence MNLDPYQVLGVPHDASDEDVSKAYKKLAKQYHPDLNPGDQEAARKMSEVNAAYDLIKSGKANLAYGNAHGTASPFSQGNSGQTRTYTYRYASSDGRSGQADPFEGFDPFAWIFGAYSSQRQTYSFEAAANHINMGNYEDAINILNHLSDRSAQWHFYSAIANYGLGYRDIAVEHAKMTVEMEPDNEKYQNLLSQLSGKRSWFSGRRSSNFSPLGTIVKLFIGFYAIQFLLSFLGLIF; translated from the coding sequence ATGAATTTGGATCCCTATCAAGTTTTAGGTGTCCCTCATGATGCCAGTGATGAGGACGTCTCAAAAGCATATAAAAAACTGGCGAAGCAATATCATCCGGATTTGAATCCGGGGGATCAGGAAGCCGCCCGAAAAATGAGCGAGGTCAATGCTGCCTATGATTTGATCAAAAGCGGTAAAGCCAATCTCGCTTATGGCAATGCCCATGGCACGGCCAGTCCGTTTTCACAAGGCAATTCGGGACAGACCAGAACGTATACCTATCGCTATGCAAGTAGTGATGGTCGTAGCGGCCAGGCAGACCCCTTTGAAGGTTTTGATCCCTTTGCGTGGATTTTTGGGGCATATTCGAGCCAGCGGCAGACCTATAGTTTTGAAGCAGCAGCAAACCATATCAATATGGGAAATTATGAAGATGCAATTAATATCCTCAATCATCTGTCAGATCGAAGTGCCCAATGGCATTTCTACAGTGCCATTGCAAACTATGGCCTGGGTTACCGGGATATTGCCGTTGAGCATGCCAAAATGACTGTTGAGATGGAACCGGACAATGAAAAATATCAGAACCTGTTGAGTCAATTAAGTGGCAAACGCAGCTGGTTTTCTGGTCGGCGATCATCAAATTTTTCTCCTTTGGGAACTATTGTTAAGCTGTTTATTGGCTTTTACGCTATCCAATTTTTGCTTTCGTTTTTAGGCTTAATATTTTAG